In Desulfocurvus vexinensis DSM 17965, a genomic segment contains:
- a CDS encoding DHH family phosphoesterase, with protein sequence MAYFRSLPRIEDLLALFKKQERWLIAINADPDALASAMALKRIMVHRVQDVGIAHVNEISRPDNLEMIASLRIPTRRMNPNYTAQFDRFALVDSQPHHHKDFAGLRFSIVIDHHPRSTENPVDADFVHIQPDYGSNSTLLTEYLYNMDIRPGKFLATALQYGIKTDTSSFERAFCEADLRAFQYLNKFADALLLRKIYRSEFQLEWLRYFCQAYFKMRVIGDGLFAFLDHVESPDILVLLADLFLRVQGRSWTAISGIVDDKAVVIFRGDGLRRDMGKFAQRCFADVGSAGGRVNAARAEVPVSAAQDEPSVEAFVWKRLHTKRKRPQKPAPEAPAQNQ encoded by the coding sequence GTGGCCTATTTCCGCAGCCTGCCCAGGATCGAAGACCTGCTCGCCCTGTTCAAGAAGCAGGAGCGCTGGCTCATCGCCATCAACGCGGACCCCGACGCCCTGGCCTCGGCCATGGCTCTCAAGCGGATCATGGTCCACCGCGTGCAGGACGTGGGCATCGCCCACGTCAACGAAATCTCCCGGCCCGACAACCTGGAAATGATCGCCAGCCTGCGCATCCCCACCCGGCGCATGAACCCCAACTACACGGCCCAGTTCGACCGCTTCGCCCTGGTGGACTCCCAGCCCCACCACCACAAGGACTTTGCCGGGCTGCGCTTCTCCATCGTCATCGACCACCACCCGCGCAGCACCGAAAATCCCGTGGACGCCGATTTCGTGCACATCCAGCCCGACTACGGCTCCAACTCCACGCTGCTCACGGAATACCTCTACAACATGGACATCCGGCCCGGAAAATTCCTGGCCACGGCCTTGCAGTACGGCATCAAGACGGACACGTCCTCCTTCGAGCGCGCCTTCTGCGAGGCCGACCTGCGCGCCTTCCAGTACCTGAACAAGTTCGCCGACGCCCTGCTGCTGCGCAAGATCTACCGCTCCGAGTTCCAGCTCGAATGGCTGCGCTACTTCTGCCAGGCCTACTTCAAGATGCGCGTCATCGGCGACGGCCTGTTCGCCTTCCTGGACCATGTGGAGAGCCCGGACATCCTGGTCCTGCTGGCCGACCTGTTCCTGCGCGTGCAGGGCCGCTCGTGGACGGCCATCTCGGGCATCGTGGACGACAAGGCCGTGGTCATCTTCCGCGGCGACGGCCTGCGCCGCGACATGGGCAAATTCGCCCAGCGCTGCTTTGCCGACGTGGGCTCCGCCGGGGGCCGCGTCAACGCCGCGCGCGCCGAGGTTCCCGTCTCCGCCGCGCAGGACGAGCCCTCGGTGGAGGCCTTCGTCTGGAAGCGCCTGCACACCAAGCGCAAGCGCCCCCAGAAGCCCGCGCCCGAAGCCCCCGCCCAGAACCAGTAA
- the cbiR gene encoding cobamide remodeling phosphodiesterase CbiR, producing MWDERQRLALQRAGKRLTRAGRPWAAPSFVVPGTVGENCRFLAGLAPEVGLLFFETQACMAYGPQDLPPELAGLGLRYHVHLPLDLPWERGVAAVWAVVRALVDKAAFLAPWGYVLHPPGTVRELEALVGLWTGHGLDPAALLLENVRGNDLTALLAPSAALGLSLCLDLGHLMAYNQPIPELARDWQRVRMLHLCAPGPGGRHRPLAELDGAGRALLARLVAATGPRAVLMLEIFDAPGLFASAALLADWMEQWNAAP from the coding sequence GTGTGGGATGAAAGGCAAAGGCTGGCGCTTCAGCGCGCCGGGAAGCGGCTGACGCGGGCGGGGCGGCCCTGGGCCGCGCCGTCCTTCGTCGTGCCGGGCACGGTGGGCGAGAACTGCCGTTTCCTGGCCGGGCTGGCGCCCGAGGTGGGGCTGCTGTTTTTCGAAACGCAGGCCTGCATGGCCTATGGGCCGCAGGATTTGCCCCCGGAGCTGGCGGGGCTGGGGCTGCGCTACCATGTCCACCTGCCCCTGGACCTGCCCTGGGAGCGCGGGGTGGCGGCGGTGTGGGCCGTGGTCCGCGCGCTGGTGGACAAGGCCGCGTTCCTGGCGCCCTGGGGCTATGTGCTGCATCCGCCCGGCACGGTGCGGGAGCTGGAAGCCCTGGTGGGCTTGTGGACCGGGCATGGCCTGGACCCGGCGGCCCTGCTGCTGGAGAACGTGCGCGGCAACGATCTGACGGCGCTGCTGGCGCCCTCGGCGGCCCTGGGCCTGTCGCTGTGCCTGGACTTGGGCCACCTCATGGCTTACAACCAGCCCATCCCGGAGCTGGCGCGCGACTGGCAGCGGGTGCGCATGCTGCACCTGTGCGCCCCGGGCCCGGGCGGGCGGCACAGGCCGCTGGCGGAGCTGGACGGGGCCGGGCGCGCGCTGCTGGCGCGGCTTGTGGCCGCAACCGGCCCCCGGGCGGTGCTGATGCTCGAAATCTTCGACGCGCCCGGGCTGTTCGCCTCGGCGGCGCTGCTGGCGGACTGGATGGAGCAATGGAACGCGGCCCCCTGA
- a CDS encoding type II toxin-antitoxin system antitoxin SocA domain-containing protein, which translates to MYLFDYYHAKVTGEKYSDLPWAFVYYGPYCSEAMRRIDEAVRRGDINKNTFDSKFDIDKEYSIFKCYDDDAASIGEKLNIIVVSKIQWAIRRFGDDTAELLDYVYFDTEPMHGAKKGNILDFARVTKFEAPKEIKKRPLTKDEIQKAKELISRMGKKYDEGKKLLAEEDARLSRFKADSYSKFIQFINDAESLPSFSGSAKIETQ; encoded by the coding sequence ATGTATCTTTTTGATTATTATCATGCAAAGGTTACTGGAGAGAAATATTCTGATTTGCCATGGGCATTCGTTTATTATGGACCATATTGTAGTGAAGCTATGCGCAGAATAGACGAAGCGGTCAGGCGTGGAGATATTAATAAAAACACATTTGATAGTAAATTCGACATTGATAAAGAATATAGCATATTTAAATGTTATGACGATGATGCTGCATCAATTGGTGAAAAGCTAAACATTATCGTTGTTTCGAAAATTCAATGGGCTATTCGACGTTTTGGGGATGATACTGCGGAGCTTCTTGACTATGTGTATTTTGATACAGAACCTATGCATGGTGCAAAAAAAGGGAATATACTTGATTTTGCTAGGGTGACAAAATTTGAAGCGCCCAAGGAAATCAAAAAAAGACCGCTTACGAAGGATGAAATTCAAAAAGCCAAAGAATTGATATCAAGGATGGGTAAAAAATACGATGAAGGCAAAAAGCTTCTAGCTGAAGAAGATGCAAGGCTGTCTCGTTTTAAGGCCGACAGTTATAGTAAGTTTATTCAATTTATTAATGATGCAGAATCGTTGCCTTCTTTCTCTGGCTCTGCAAAGATAGAAACACAATGA
- a CDS encoding bifunctional adenosylcobinamide kinase/adenosylcobinamide-phosphate guanylyltransferase: protein MERGPLTLILGGEKSGKSDYALRLLARSPGPGLFVATGRALDAGFRAQIQAHRAGRGPELPVCEVGTGLPEALAQAAGRHGTVLVDSLDFWLFACRAAGDEAGRVAALLAALDAMGPTGVIVVSCEIGLGPVAPTAEVRAFVRALGALNRQLARRSTRAVLVVAGRALALPED from the coding sequence ATGGAACGCGGCCCCCTGACCCTGATCCTTGGCGGCGAGAAGTCGGGCAAGTCGGACTACGCCTTGCGGCTTCTGGCCCGCTCGCCGGGGCCGGGGCTGTTCGTGGCCACGGGCCGCGCCCTGGACGCAGGCTTCCGCGCGCAGATCCAGGCCCACCGCGCCGGGCGCGGGCCGGAGCTGCCCGTCTGCGAAGTGGGCACCGGGCTGCCCGAGGCCCTGGCCCAGGCCGCCGGGCGCCACGGCACCGTGCTGGTGGACAGCCTGGATTTCTGGCTCTTCGCCTGCCGCGCCGCAGGGGACGAGGCCGGGCGCGTGGCCGCCCTGCTGGCGGCCCTGGACGCCATGGGCCCCACGGGTGTCATCGTGGTGTCGTGCGAAATCGGCCTGGGGCCCGTGGCGCCCACGGCCGAGGTTCGGGCCTTCGTGCGCGCCCTGGGGGCCCTGAACCGACAACTGGCCCGGCGCAGCACCCGGGCCGTGCTGGTGGTGGCCGGGCGCGCCCTGGCCCTGCCCGAGGACTGA
- a CDS encoding UvrD-helicase domain-containing protein translates to MDLFRADLHIHSRFSRATSKALSLRLLAAWARIKGLDVLATGDFTHPGWRAEIGEQLEPDGSGLLVLKDARRLEREVPLLDGYPLRGQTRFMLGTEISSIYKRGGKTRKVHNLVFMPTLDMADAFTRKLAQVGNVESDGRPILGLDSRDLLEMVLGMGPQAFLVPAHIWTPWFSLFGSKSGFDTVEECYGDLAGEIFAMETGLSSDPEMNWLWSALDRYRMISNSDAHSGEKLAREASLFSGEVSYGGIYRALRGEALGHKFLGTLEFFPEEGKYHLDGHRACGVVMEPRETASRGGVCPVCGKPLTVGVLHRVTELADREAPVRPPDAPGFTSLVPLAEVLGEVLGAGPGTKKVQAFYGRLIARFGSELAVLQDVPVEELTRLSAPLGEGIGRMRRGQVFKRPGFDGEYGVISVFTPQEQAELKHGKALFKLPGARCPAPRPAAKAPAPAPGEQEPPSLVAPLPPLSLLRATAPGPDYNPAQRRALEAGPGPVLVLAGPGTGKTATLMGRIRRLLDGGETPRHLLALTFTRRAAGELSRRLLELRGESQALPRADTMHALAYECWTQSYGEAPVVLTEDGARRVFAEANAQLEAREMRALWQRLNLARERMADPGPDLAEAAHAYAKTKESWNLADYTDLLHFWLEQIEADIWPNPYTHILVDEVQDLSALQLALVKALACPGGKGVFAIGDPNQGIYGFRGAAGDALERMRGWWPDLEVVSLADNYRSAQAVLDAAAALVPGAPPLTARNDHPAEVRLFSAPTAAREASWIGEHIRTLLGATSHSLADGGDAGQSLSPGDIAVLVRVKALVPVLKSTLTRLGLPCSVPEAEAFWSEPRVAAILDAAGHTFGIIPPARAEQAQRLELPERVLVRGPMALQAYLQGNPPFDRMFWQGPEFLQLKRSFAELGGWQALLNWVHLQSELDMVRDRAEKIQIMTLHAAKGLEFDTVFLPALEDGLLPLAGTDFLLGQGEAALDEAQLAEERRLLYVGMTRAKTRLCLSHSASRTLHGRELRLPPSRLLAELPQGALTRTRLVGRTVQQAQQLGLLGE, encoded by the coding sequence ATGGATCTTTTCCGCGCGGATCTGCACATCCACTCGCGGTTTTCGCGGGCCACGAGCAAGGCGCTTTCGCTGCGTCTGCTGGCCGCCTGGGCGCGCATCAAGGGCCTGGACGTGCTGGCCACGGGTGATTTCACGCATCCGGGCTGGCGGGCGGAGATCGGCGAACAGCTCGAGCCCGACGGCTCGGGGCTTCTGGTGCTCAAGGACGCCCGGCGGCTGGAGCGCGAGGTGCCGCTCCTCGACGGCTACCCCCTGCGCGGCCAGACGCGCTTCATGCTCGGCACGGAAATCAGCTCCATCTACAAGCGCGGCGGCAAGACGCGCAAGGTCCACAACCTGGTCTTCATGCCCACGCTGGACATGGCCGACGCCTTCACGCGCAAGCTGGCCCAGGTAGGCAACGTGGAGAGCGACGGGCGGCCCATCCTGGGGCTGGACTCGCGCGATCTGCTGGAGATGGTGCTGGGCATGGGCCCGCAAGCCTTCCTGGTGCCTGCGCACATCTGGACGCCGTGGTTCTCGCTGTTCGGCTCCAAGAGCGGCTTCGACACGGTGGAGGAGTGCTACGGCGACCTGGCGGGCGAGATTTTCGCCATGGAGACGGGCCTGTCGTCGGACCCGGAGATGAACTGGCTGTGGTCGGCCCTGGACCGCTACCGGATGATTTCCAACTCCGACGCGCATTCGGGGGAAAAGCTGGCCCGCGAGGCCAGCCTGTTCAGCGGCGAGGTGTCCTACGGGGGCATCTACCGGGCCCTGCGCGGCGAGGCGCTGGGCCACAAGTTCCTGGGCACGCTGGAGTTCTTCCCCGAGGAAGGCAAGTACCACCTGGACGGGCACCGGGCCTGCGGGGTGGTCATGGAGCCGCGCGAGACGGCCTCGCGCGGGGGGGTCTGCCCCGTGTGCGGCAAGCCGCTGACCGTGGGCGTGCTGCACCGGGTCACGGAGCTGGCCGACCGCGAGGCGCCGGTGCGCCCGCCGGACGCGCCGGGGTTCACGTCGCTGGTTCCCCTGGCCGAGGTGCTGGGCGAGGTGCTGGGCGCCGGGCCGGGCACCAAGAAGGTCCAGGCCTTCTACGGGCGGCTCATCGCGCGCTTCGGCTCCGAGCTGGCGGTGCTCCAGGATGTGCCGGTGGAGGAGCTGACCCGCCTGTCCGCGCCGCTGGGCGAGGGCATCGGGCGCATGCGCCGGGGGCAGGTCTTCAAGCGCCCGGGGTTCGACGGCGAATACGGCGTGATCAGCGTGTTCACGCCCCAGGAGCAGGCCGAGCTGAAGCACGGCAAGGCGCTGTTCAAGCTGCCGGGGGCGCGCTGCCCGGCGCCGCGCCCGGCGGCCAAGGCCCCGGCCCCGGCGCCCGGGGAGCAGGAGCCGCCCTCCCTGGTGGCCCCGCTGCCCCCGCTGTCGCTGCTGCGGGCCACGGCCCCGGGGCCGGACTACAACCCCGCCCAGCGCCGGGCCCTGGAGGCCGGGCCCGGGCCGGTGCTCGTGCTGGCCGGGCCGGGCACGGGCAAGACGGCCACGCTCATGGGCCGCATCCGCCGCCTGCTGGACGGCGGCGAAACCCCGCGCCACCTGCTGGCCCTGACCTTCACCCGCCGCGCGGCGGGCGAGCTGTCGCGCCGCCTGCTGGAGCTGCGCGGCGAATCCCAGGCCCTGCCGCGCGCCGACACCATGCACGCCCTGGCCTACGAATGCTGGACCCAGAGCTACGGCGAGGCGCCGGTGGTGCTCACCGAGGACGGCGCCCGGCGCGTGTTCGCCGAGGCCAATGCGCAGCTCGAGGCCCGCGAGATGCGCGCCCTGTGGCAGCGGCTGAATCTGGCCCGCGAACGCATGGCCGACCCCGGGCCGGACCTGGCCGAGGCCGCCCACGCCTACGCCAAGACCAAGGAATCCTGGAACCTCGCGGACTACACGGACCTTTTGCATTTCTGGCTGGAGCAGATCGAGGCCGACATCTGGCCCAACCCCTACACGCACATCCTGGTGGACGAGGTGCAGGACCTCTCGGCGCTGCAACTGGCGCTGGTCAAGGCCCTGGCCTGCCCGGGCGGCAAGGGCGTGTTCGCCATCGGCGACCCCAACCAGGGCATCTACGGCTTCCGGGGCGCGGCGGGCGATGCCCTGGAACGCATGCGCGGCTGGTGGCCGGACCTGGAAGTGGTCAGCCTGGCGGACAACTACCGCTCGGCCCAGGCCGTGCTCGACGCCGCCGCCGCCCTGGTGCCCGGCGCCCCGCCCCTGACGGCGCGCAACGACCACCCCGCCGAGGTCCGCCTGTTCAGCGCGCCCACCGCCGCCCGCGAGGCCAGCTGGATCGGCGAGCACATCCGCACCCTGCTCGGCGCCACCAGCCACTCCCTGGCCGACGGCGGCGATGCGGGCCAGAGCCTTTCCCCCGGCGACATCGCCGTGCTCGTGCGCGTCAAGGCCCTGGTGCCGGTGCTCAAGTCGACCCTGACCCGCCTGGGGCTGCCGTGCTCGGTGCCCGAGGCCGAGGCCTTCTGGTCCGAGCCGCGCGTGGCGGCCATCCTCGACGCCGCCGGGCACACCTTCGGCATCATCCCGCCCGCCAGGGCCGAGCAGGCCCAGCGCCTGGAGCTGCCCGAGCGCGTGCTCGTGCGCGGGCCCATGGCCCTGCAAGCCTACCTCCAGGGCAACCCGCCCTTCGACCGCATGTTCTGGCAGGGCCCGGAGTTCCTGCAACTCAAACGCTCCTTCGCCGAGTTGGGCGGCTGGCAGGCGCTGCTCAACTGGGTGCACCTGCAAAGCGAGCTGGACATGGTCCGCGACCGGGCCGAAAAGATCCAGATCATGACCCTGCACGCGGCCAAGGGCCTGGAATTCGACACCGTGTTCCTGCCCGCCCTGGAAGACGGCCTGCTGCCCCTGGCGGGCACCGACTTCCTGCTGGGCCAGGGCGAGGCCGCCCTGGACGAGGCCCAGCTGGCCGAGGAACGCCGCCTGCTCTACGTGGGCATGACCCGCGCCAAGACCCGGCTCTGCCTGAGCCACAGCGCCAGCCGCACCCTGCATGGCCGCGAACTGCGCCTGCCGCCCTCGCGCCTGCTGGCCGAACTGCCCCAGGGCGCCCTGACCCGCACCCGGCTCGTGGGCCGCACCGTGCAGCAGGCGCAGCAGCTGGGGCTGCTGGGCGAATAG
- the hisI gene encoding phosphoribosyl-AMP cyclohydrolase, with product MTRPDFNPDFSKMGGLVPAIAQDADTGEVLMLAYMNQQSWDRTLATGEAHYWSRSRQKLWHKGGTSGHVQKVKAIRIDCDDDTVVLLIEQVGGAACHKGYRSCFYRELRGGDVSTCSPLVFDPKEVYK from the coding sequence ATGACCAGACCCGACTTCAACCCCGATTTCAGCAAAATGGGCGGGCTCGTGCCCGCCATCGCCCAGGACGCCGACACCGGCGAGGTGCTCATGCTGGCCTACATGAACCAGCAGTCCTGGGACCGGACCCTGGCCACCGGCGAGGCGCACTACTGGTCGCGCAGCCGCCAGAAGCTGTGGCACAAGGGCGGCACCAGCGGCCATGTCCAGAAGGTCAAGGCCATCCGCATCGACTGCGACGACGACACCGTGGTCCTGCTCATCGAACAGGTCGGCGGGGCGGCGTGCCACAAGGGCTACCGCTCCTGCTTCTATCGTGAACTGCGCGGCGGTGACGTCAGCACCTGCTCGCCCCTGGTCTTCGACCCCAAGGAGGTCTACAAATAA
- the hisG gene encoding ATP phosphoribosyltransferase, whose translation MAAPQNNGALIKFGIPKGSLQDATIALLARAGWKIRQHHRNYFPEVNDPELRCSMCRAQEMSRYVASGTLDLGLTGKDWVLENDSDVVVVSDLIYSKVSNRPARWVLAVAGDSPYKRPEDLAGKKIATELCNFTRNYFASAGIPVEVEYSWGATEAKVVEGLADAIVEVTETGTTIKAHGLRIIAELMQTNTQLIANKAAWNDPAKRRKIEQIDMLLHGALDAESLVGLKMNVPKDRMKDILDHLPAANSPTVANLMDDTWLSVEIVVASSTVRDLIPALREKGAQAIIEYALNKVI comes from the coding sequence ATGGCCGCTCCCCAGAACAACGGCGCCCTGATCAAGTTCGGCATCCCCAAAGGCTCCCTGCAGGACGCCACCATCGCCCTGCTCGCCCGCGCGGGCTGGAAGATCCGCCAGCACCACCGCAACTACTTCCCCGAGGTCAACGACCCCGAGCTGCGCTGCTCCATGTGCCGCGCGCAGGAAATGTCGCGCTACGTGGCCAGCGGCACCCTCGACCTGGGCCTGACCGGCAAGGACTGGGTCCTGGAAAACGACTCCGACGTGGTAGTCGTCTCCGACCTGATCTACTCCAAGGTCTCCAACCGCCCGGCGCGCTGGGTGCTGGCCGTGGCCGGCGATTCGCCCTACAAGCGCCCCGAAGACCTGGCCGGCAAGAAGATCGCCACCGAGCTGTGCAACTTCACCCGCAACTACTTCGCCAGCGCGGGCATCCCCGTGGAGGTCGAATACTCCTGGGGCGCCACCGAGGCCAAGGTCGTCGAAGGCCTGGCCGACGCCATCGTCGAAGTCACCGAGACCGGCACGACCATCAAGGCCCACGGCCTGCGCATCATCGCCGAACTCATGCAGACCAACACCCAGCTCATCGCCAACAAGGCCGCCTGGAACGACCCGGCCAAGCGCAGGAAGATCGAGCAGATCGACATGCTGCTGCACGGCGCCCTGGACGCCGAATCCCTGGTGGGCCTGAAGATGAACGTGCCCAAGGACCGCATGAAGGACATCCTCGACCACCTGCCCGCCGCCAACTCGCCCACCGTGGCCAACCTCATGGACGACACCTGGCTGTCCGTGGAAATCGTCGTGGCCTCCTCCACCGTGCGCGACCTGATCCCCGCGCTGCGCGAAAAGGGCGCCCAGGCCATCATCGAATACGCCCTGAACAAGGTCATCTAG
- the polA gene encoding DNA polymerase I, protein MSLKERLGLEQDPVFLVDGHAFLYRFFYANPGISRSDGFPTNAVFMFVRMLFGLVRTESVRYAGFFFDGKGPTFRHELFTPYKAQRPPMPDDLRAQVDHVLRAIGLMGFTTVTSQGVEADDCIAALAARLGAGRPVVIVGADKDLRQCLAPQVFLWDPGAKKDSVLTLDAFRAETGLAPAQWPDFQALIGDSADNIPGVPKVGPKTALRLMQDHPTLEALREAVAAGAGEFSPALRQRLAEHMDDAFLYRRLTTLDTTACPELGLAELACAAPDAQGMADFLAEFELRSLGRELPAVLALATRVAGATQAAGAGAPAPGASRAKAGPAAQQQVSLFEMAPAPAPAQADIQEANAPSALPAAAGLVAGLLPEPGAAPGADTFLVGLGGEELRSPGPVAALAAHLAPARAVATPDVKALLTRDPAWAALPEDRWFDLGLAAYLLSPEDRNYSWERLTGRLAPELLAAPVAGQACTAAALALALEGRLAAAGLDALMRDMETPLIGVLARMERRGVLVDTAALAAFLAEVNAELDALEARIKERAGVDFNLRSSQQMAEVLFTRLGLKPRGKTPGGLPSTSFDVLEKLRHEHPVVADIQAWRKLEKMRSTYLEPLPRAAGPDGRIRTTFNQLATATGRLSSSGPNLQNIPIRGDMGRRMRACFVAPPGRLLVAADYSQVELRVLAHLSQEPALLEAFRQGQDIHARTAAILFDADPAQVTPDQRRNAKTINFGLIYGMGPQKLSGELEIPLSEARAFIERYFERLPGLRDFYQTVEDDARRHGFVTTLAGRRRLLPHIDTQNQQDRALARRQAINTRVQGSAADIIKLAMLAVDRDPELAALDARLLLQVHDELLLECPEANAEAAGRRMAAIMGEVMALDVPLAVDWGQGPTWAEAH, encoded by the coding sequence ATGTCCCTCAAGGAACGCCTCGGGCTGGAGCAGGACCCCGTCTTCCTTGTGGACGGGCACGCCTTCCTCTACCGCTTCTTCTACGCCAACCCGGGCATCTCGCGCTCCGACGGCTTTCCCACCAACGCGGTGTTCATGTTCGTGCGCATGCTCTTCGGCCTGGTGCGCACCGAGTCCGTGCGCTACGCGGGGTTCTTCTTCGACGGCAAGGGCCCGACCTTCCGCCACGAGCTGTTCACGCCCTACAAGGCCCAGCGCCCGCCCATGCCCGACGACCTGCGCGCGCAGGTGGACCACGTGCTGCGCGCCATCGGGCTCATGGGCTTTACCACCGTCACCAGCCAGGGCGTGGAGGCCGACGACTGCATCGCCGCCCTGGCCGCGCGCCTGGGCGCCGGGCGCCCGGTGGTCATCGTCGGGGCGGACAAGGACCTACGCCAGTGCCTGGCCCCGCAGGTCTTCCTGTGGGACCCCGGCGCCAAGAAGGACAGCGTGCTGACCCTGGACGCCTTCCGGGCCGAAACCGGGCTGGCCCCGGCCCAGTGGCCCGACTTCCAGGCGCTCATCGGCGACAGCGCCGACAACATCCCCGGCGTGCCCAAGGTCGGGCCCAAGACGGCCCTGCGCCTGATGCAGGACCACCCGACCCTGGAGGCCCTGCGCGAGGCCGTGGCCGCCGGGGCGGGCGAGTTCAGCCCCGCCCTGCGCCAGCGCCTGGCCGAGCACATGGACGACGCCTTCCTCTACCGCCGCCTGACCACCCTGGACACCACGGCCTGCCCGGAGCTGGGCCTGGCCGAGCTGGCCTGCGCCGCGCCCGACGCCCAGGGCATGGCCGACTTCCTGGCCGAGTTCGAGCTGCGCTCCCTGGGCCGCGAGCTGCCCGCCGTGCTGGCCCTGGCCACCCGGGTGGCGGGGGCCACGCAGGCGGCGGGGGCAGGGGCCCCGGCCCCCGGGGCGTCCCGGGCCAAGGCCGGGCCCGCCGCCCAGCAGCAGGTCTCGCTCTTCGAGATGGCCCCGGCGCCCGCCCCGGCCCAGGCCGACATCCAGGAGGCCAACGCGCCCTCGGCCCTGCCCGCCGCCGCCGGGCTGGTGGCCGGGCTGCTGCCCGAGCCCGGGGCCGCCCCGGGGGCCGACACCTTCCTGGTGGGCCTGGGCGGCGAGGAGCTGCGCAGCCCCGGGCCCGTGGCGGCCCTGGCCGCGCATCTGGCCCCGGCCCGCGCCGTGGCCACGCCCGACGTCAAGGCTCTTTTGACCCGCGACCCCGCCTGGGCCGCCCTGCCCGAGGACCGCTGGTTCGACCTCGGGCTGGCCGCCTACCTGCTCTCCCCCGAGGACCGCAACTACTCCTGGGAGCGCCTGACGGGCCGCCTGGCCCCGGAGCTGCTGGCCGCGCCCGTGGCCGGGCAGGCCTGCACCGCCGCCGCCCTGGCCCTGGCCCTGGAAGGCCGGCTGGCCGCCGCCGGGCTCGACGCGCTCATGCGCGACATGGAAACCCCGCTCATCGGCGTGCTGGCGCGCATGGAGCGCCGGGGCGTGCTGGTGGACACGGCGGCCCTGGCGGCCTTCCTGGCCGAGGTCAACGCCGAGCTGGACGCCCTGGAGGCGCGCATCAAGGAGCGCGCGGGGGTGGACTTCAACCTGCGCTCCAGCCAGCAGATGGCCGAGGTGCTCTTCACCCGCCTGGGCCTCAAGCCGCGCGGCAAGACCCCCGGCGGCCTGCCCTCCACGTCCTTCGACGTGCTGGAAAAGCTGCGCCACGAGCACCCCGTGGTGGCCGACATCCAGGCCTGGCGCAAGCTGGAGAAGATGCGCTCCACCTACCTGGAGCCCCTGCCCAGGGCCGCCGGGCCCGACGGGCGCATCCGCACCACCTTCAACCAGCTGGCCACGGCCACGGGCCGCCTGTCCAGCTCCGGCCCCAACCTCCAGAACATCCCCATCCGGGGCGACATGGGCCGCCGCATGCGCGCCTGCTTCGTGGCCCCCCCGGGGCGGCTGCTGGTGGCGGCGGACTACTCGCAGGTCGAGCTGCGCGTGCTGGCCCACCTCTCCCAGGAGCCCGCGCTGCTCGAAGCCTTCCGCCAGGGCCAGGACATCCACGCCCGCACGGCGGCCATCCTCTTCGACGCCGACCCGGCCCAGGTCACGCCCGACCAGCGCCGCAACGCCAAGACCATCAACTTCGGGCTGATCTACGGCATGGGCCCGCAGAAGCTCTCGGGCGAGCTGGAAATTCCGCTCTCCGAGGCCCGGGCCTTCATCGAGCGCTACTTCGAGCGCCTGCCCGGGCTGCGCGACTTCTACCAGACCGTGGAGGACGACGCCCGGCGCCACGGCTTCGTGACCACCCTGGCCGGACGGCGCCGCCTGCTGCCGCACATCGACACCCAGAACCAGCAGGACCGCGCCCTGGCCCGGCGCCAGGCCATCAACACCCGCGTGCAGGGCTCGGCGGCGGACATCATCAAGCTGGCCATGCTCGCCGTGGACCGCGACCCCGAGCTGGCGGCCCTGGACGCGCGCCTGCTGCTCCAGGTCCACGACGAACTGCTCCTGGAATGCCCCGAGGCCAATGCCGAGGCCGCCGGGCGGCGCATGGCCGCCATCATGGGCGAGGTCATGGCCCTGGACGTGCCCCTGGCCGTGGACTGGGGCCAGGGCCCGACCTGGGCCGAGGCCCATTAG